DNA sequence from the Cellulophaga sp. HaHaR_3_176 genome:
TTTGGAATAGAGCGTCAAATTAAAACCTCTTTTGGTCGTACCGCTGCAATGAGCAAAGGTGCATACCTAATCATTGAACATACTGAAGCGTTACATGTTGTAGATGTTAACAGTGGAAACAGATCTAACAAAGCAAAAAACCAAGAAGACACTGCTTTAGAAGTAAACTTATTGGCCGCTTCTGAAATAGCTAGGCAACTTCGCCTACGTGATATGGGCGGGATTATTGTTGTAGATTTTATCGACATGACCAAAGGCGAGAATAGGAAAAAACTATTTGATCATCTTAGAGATGAAATGAAAGACGACAGAGCAAAACATAAAATTTTGCCTCCTAGTAAGTTTGGCCTTATACAAATTACAAGACAAAGGGTTAGACCCGAAATGAATATTAAAACAACTGAAGAAGACCCTAACCAAAAAGGTCAAGAGGTAGAAGCTCCAATTGTTTTAATAGATAAAATTAATGCCGATCTTGAGAAATTACTCAACGGACCAGCAAAGGATAATGGAATTACATTAAACATTCATCCATTTATCGCTGCTTACATTACAAAAGGTTTTCCATCATTACGCTCTAAATGGTTTTTAGAACACAAAAAATGGATTAAAATACAACCTAGAGATGCATATACATATCTCGAATACCGTTTTAAAAATAAAGACGGAAAAACCATATACTAATACAAAAGCGATCTCAGCAATGAGGTCGCTTTTTTTGTTTTACACAAACTTGTTTTAGTACCTTTATTTTAAACTACAAATAGTATCGGATTTACAACATGTACAAACCTCAACCTTCATACACCATTAACGAAGCAACAAAAAAAATTGAGTATTTTTGTGCATATCAAGATCGTTGCCATAAAGAAGTTTCTCAAAAACTAAAAGAAATGGGAATGATTCCGATTGCCATTGACACAATCTTAAACACTTTAATTCAAGAAAATTATTTAAACGAAGAACGTTTTGCAAAAAGTTTTGCGCGTGGTAAATTTAGAATTAAAAAGTGGGGAAAAAGGCGCATTATAAATGAGCTAAAACAACGCGAAATTTCTAAATACAACATAAACACTGCTCTTAAAGAAATTGATGCAGACGACTACCTAAACACGTTGCATGCCCTAGCAGTTAAAAGAACTGAAGCTATCAAAGAAACTAACATTCAAAAGAAAAGAAAAAAACTAGCAGACTATTTATTATATCGTGGATGGGAGTCTAACTTAGTTTATGAAAAAATTACGGAGTTAATTAAATAAAAAAGGCGATTGTAAAACAATCGCCTTTTTTATTTAACCGAATAACATTCTACTACAAGTTAAAAGTAGCTCCAAAACTGAATACAAATTGATTATGTAATTTCTCAGCAGGTGTTAAATTTTCTGTTTTATATTTTGCAAAAGGTGTTGATGCCTCAATAAACAAACCAAAACCATCAGTAAAAAAATAACGCCCACCTAAATGACCACCAAAATTTTTAAGACCTAAGTTCAATCCAGGGTAAATATCTACATTATCCCCTAATTGAAATACATTACCAAGGTTTGCATTAAAACGAGCTTTTAAATCTACTCTATCTCCAAAATCAGCCCCTAACTCTTTATCTATTCCTAAAACATAAGAAGAAGAAAGACCTAAAGAAAAATTCTCTCCCATACCATAATCATAAACAACTACGATACCTGTTCCATTTTTCTGAAAATTTGCTCCTATCTGAAATTTAGAATCTTCTTTACCCTCAAAAGCTTGAGCATTTACAAAAGACACACCTAAAATCATTGTTAAGGCAACTATAACTTTTTTCATAACTATTTTAATAATATAATTAATACTTTTATTAAGCTGGCAAAGATATCCATTCTAGTTTAATTGCCCTATTTAGCCAGACTATTTGTTCTGTTAATTGCTTTTCTATTTTTCTTATCAATCCACTTCTGCCCATAAAGCCTCCTCATTATATTATCATAATATCGCATAAATATTAGATTATAAACTGCTTTACTTAAATTTTTAGGATTGCGTGCCAATGCTCTTAAACTCATTGAAAAACCTGGAGTTATATATTTCATATAATGCCAATAACCTTCTGGCATATATAAAACCTCACCATGTTTTAAAAAAGTTTTGTGCCCTGATGCACTTTTTAATGCTGGCCATTTTTTAAAATCAGGGTTAGAGAAATCTATACTCTCATGAGTAATCAATGAATACGGTACCTTGTAAAGATGTTTGTTCTGAGATTGATCAAAAAGTATAATTTCTTTTTTCCCTTGAAAATGAAAATGGAATATGTTTGCTAAATCAATATCATAATGCATAAAGGTATATGAATCTTGCCCTCCAAAAAACATCATAGGTAAGCCCTTTAGCATTTTCAAACCAAAATCAGGATAATTAAAATCATCTTGCAATTGAGGAACTTCTTTTAAAATATTCCACAAGAAAATACGAAATTTTGTAGGTCCTTTTTTTAATAAATCGACATATTCAGACATTTTCATCTTAGCATGCGCCTCGTTAAAGCCATCTTCATGACTAACGGGTCGATCATCATACAAGGGGACTATTTTTTCACCCGCAACCGATTTAATATAATCGAGATTCCATTTTTCATATGCAGGCCAATCTTCTATAAATCTCTCAATAACCACAGGCTTTTGAGGCTTAAAATATAGATTAATAAAGTCTTCTTTAGTAATATCTTTTACTCTAGGTATTTCTTGTAAATTCAATGATAAAACAATTTTAAAATAATATTAAATTTAAAAATCCTCTCGACTCTTAGCTTATTAAAATTATCATAAAAATGTCTGCTTACTAAGTAAAGAATTTACCTTATCACCTAAAGTTGAGTCTTTGATTTAGCCGCTTCGTTTCTTTCAATTTTATGACCAGGTCTAGACCATTTAGGTTTTTCACCTAATGTCTGAAATTCTGAGTCTTGAGCTTCAACGGTTTTTGGTTGTGAAACTTTCGTGAATGGTTTTTGAGGGTTTAAACCTAATAATTCAAACATCTCCATATCTTGACTTACATCAGGGTTTGGAGTCGTTAAAAGTTTATCACCTGCAAAAATAGAATTAGCTCCTGCGAAAAAACACATCGCTTGGCCTTCTCTACTCATTTCAGTTCTACCAGCAGATAGTCGTACTTGTGTGTCTGGCATTACAATTCTCGTTGTAGCAACCATCCTAATCATATCCCAAATTGCAATAGGCTCAATATCTTCCATCGGAGTACCTTCTACAGCAACTAGTGCATTTATAGGCACTGACTCTGGTTGTGGGTTTAAAGAAGCTAAAGCAACTAACATACCCGCTCTATCTTCTAATTTTTCTCCCATTCCAATAATTCCACCACTACAAACAGTTACGTTTGTTTTACGAACATTGCTTATCGTATCTAAACGATCTTCAAAAGCTCTTGTTGAAATTACATCTTTATAATAATCTTCTGAAGTATCTAAATTATGATTATATGCATATAAACCAGCTTCTGCTAAACGTTTTGCTTGGTTTTCGGTAATCATACCTAATGTACAACAAACCTCCATATCAAGCTTGTTTATAGTACGTACCATTTCTAATACTTGATCAAACTCTGGTCCATCTTTAACATTACGCCAAGCAGCACCCATACAAACTCTTGAACTACCAGATGCTTTTGCTCTAAGTGCTTGAGCTTTTACATGAGGCACAGTCATTAAATCGTTTCCTTTAACATCGGTATGGTAACGAGCGGCTTGAGGACAATACCCACAATCTTCAGGACAACCACCTGTTTTTATTGATAAAAGTGTAGATACCTGAACTGTGTTCGGATCATGATTTTTACGGTGTATTGTTGCCGCATCATACAATAACTCCATCATTGGTTTATTGTATATATCAAGTATTTCTTGTTTTGTCCAGTTGTGTTTTGTCTCGCTCATGTGCTCAATTAAATCAAGTGTCAAAAATAGCCTTTTTGTAATTCAAATCCCAATAAAGAAATTCTTGTTTATTAAAAAGCTCCTTCGAGAATAAATTCAAAAGAGCTTTTACCTTTTTATTATCTTTCTTATATTATTTTTTCAGCAATATGCTTACAGCATTACCACCAAATCCAACTGCATTTACCAATACTCTTGAAATTTTATCAGGGTGCTTATCGTTTTTTATATAAGGTACATTAATTACTTTTTGGTGTTGTAGCATTAAAACCCCTAACTCTAAACTCAACATACCTGATGCACCAAAAGTATGACCTATCTTCCATTTATTTGTAGTACAAAATGGCTTCTTATTTTTAAATATTTTCTCTATTGCGTTAACTTCTGAAGAATCTCCTTTTTTTGTGCCAGGGGCATGCATTACAATTACATCAACATCATCAGGGCCTATAGTACCTAAAGCCATTTTCATGGAACGCTGAAAACAAACTGCATCAGCAGAAATAGAGATATTATGTTCTAAAATTTCAGTAGCATAGCCTATGCCTTCAATTTCTGCTAAGCTATTTTCTGTTACTCCTTTTTCTAAACACACTACAGATGCACCTTCACCTAAAACCATAGAATTAAATTTTTTATCTAAATCTAAAGCTCGACAAGGATATTCTGTATTTTCTCTTGAATAAATTTTCAATGCTTTTATTTGGGCAATTGTAAACGGTGTTAAAGGTGCCTCACTACCACCCACTAAAAACTTTTCTGCCATACCACCGCGCAACCACGCAACTCCGTTTAATAAAGAGTGTAATGCTGTTGAACACGTTATTGAGTGTGACACTTCAGGACCTTTTGTTTGTAAATCGTGCGCTACCCATGAAGCTATATTACCTAACGTTGTTGTTGGCGAAGCTAATGTTGTAGACACTCCATCTTTTATAAATTCTTCATGATATTTTTCAAACAAAGCAGTAGCCCCTCTTGAAGATCCCATATTTATACCGAAATTATCACCTGCTTTCCAACCTGCGTTTTTTACAGCATTTCGAGAAGCAAATAATGCATACAAGACACTCTCATCTAAACTTTTATATTTAGCATCTGACTGCTGTAATTTTTTTATTTCCTTTTGTCCTTCACTAGTAAGTGCTCCTACCCAAACATCTTCATTATTAATGTTTCTCTTTTTCAAAAGAGTTTTATCTTTTTGGTATGCTTCCCATATCTCTTCTTGAGAAATTCCCAAAGGAGATATAGATGATATTGCAGTTATTGCTATTTTTTCAATCAAAATCTTACTTCTAAATTAATTCCAAAACAGAACGTATACTATCATATATTTTCTGTAATTGTTGTTCTGTAATTACATAAGGTGCTGAAATATAAATGGTGCTTCCTAATGGGCGCAAAAATACTCCATCATCCATAAAATGCTTCATCAACTTATCTCTCAAACTTCCGTATCGTTCCATTTCAACATTTAAATCTAACGCATATATAATACCCGTTTGCCTTGTTTGAAGCACTTTTGGGTGTTCTTTAATTTCTGCATTAAACTTTTTATGTGAAGCCATAATACGCTGTATATTATCTTGAATTTCTTTCGATTTCAACAATTCTATACCTGCTAATGCAGCCGCACATGCTAATGGATTACCTGTATAGGTGTGACCATGAAATAAACCTTTAGAAATTTCACCGCTATAAAAAGCATCATACACATTTTGCGTACAACTTGTTGCCCCCATAGGCACCAAACCTGCAGTTAACGCTTTTGACATGCAAATAACATCTGGTTTTGTAGTAATATAATCTGAAGCAAAATATTTTCCTGTTTTACCAAAACCTGTCATCACCTCGTCAGCAACAGTTATTACTCCGTACTTTTTTAGGAGTTTCAGAATTTCATTTAAACCATCAGCGTCATGCATTTGCATTGCTGCAGCTCCTTGTATTAAGGGCTCATATATAAAACCTGCTACATTATTATTTTTCAACAGCTCTTCTAGCTGATCTAAGGTGTTTGATATATTTTCTTTTGTCGGAGGAGCTATACGCTCTACTTCAATAAAAAAATCTTCAAAAGGACCATTATACACCGAAAGACCTGAAACTGACATTGCTCCAAACGTATCACCATGAAAAGCATCTTCAAAAGCTAATAAAACATTACGTTTTTCACCTCTATTAAAATGGTATTGCAAAGCCATTTTAATTCCGATTTCGGTAGATGTAGAACCATTATCAGAGAAAAATATTTTTTCTTGATTTTCAGGTAATATTTTTATTAATTCTTCTGATAATTTTACAGCAGGCTCATGTGTAAAACCACTAAAAACAATTTGATCTAATTGCTGCATTTGAGCTTGTACTCTACCTAAAATAAAATCATTACAATGGCCATATACACTAGTATACCAAGATGATATACCATCGATATATTCTTTTCCTTCTTCATCTGTTAAAACACAACCTTTAGCTTTTGTTATCGCCAACATGCTATCATGCAATTTATGCTGAGTTAAAGGATGCCAAATGTGTTTTTTATCTCTTTCTGAAATGTTTTTCAATTGTCGTATTTTTAAAAAATCATTGTTAATACACTGCAAAGATGCTAATTAATATGCAACAATTACGACAAGATTAAAACTTAAAATGACTAAAGTAAATCGATGCTTGGTTTTAAAATGTCTGCATATTTTTTGATGGTAGCCTTATCAAAAACTAACTCTTCATTTATTCTACCAAGTATAGGAACTCCTGTTTTTTTACTAATAATTTCTTCTGTTGACGGATGTTCATCTCCACTAAATAAAATGACTACATCATAACCTTTTAATTTTAACCACTCTACAGTCAACAATGTATGGTTAATACTCCCTAAATAATGTCTTGAAACAACTACAACCTTATAATCGGGCATAATAATATCTAACATTGTATCCTCTTCATTTAAAGGAACCAATAAACCTCCCGCACCTTCTATAACCAAATGGTTATTTGTTTCAGGAGCTTCAATATGAAATCTATCAATTTCAACACCTTCTTTTGCTGCAGCAGCATGCGGGCTCATTGGATATTTTAACTCATAACTGTTTTTGTGAATTACAGTTTTTGAATTTGATATTAAACTTTTCACCTTATGACTATCAGAGTTATCCAATTCTCCAGCTTGTATAGGCTTCCAATAATCAGCCTCTAACGCTTCTGTTAAAATTGCTGATGCTATTGTTTTACCTACTTCTGTTGATATTCCTGTAACAAAAAGTCTTTTCATATTTTTAAGGTTTTGTGATCATTTTACAATTTAAACATAAATATTTTCTCTTTTCAAAAAAAGGAAATAGCTTGTGAAAAATACTTTTTCTCTCGTAATAACTTTCTGATTTTTGAGCTTTACAGTTTGGGCATGTTATAGGCAATCCATCATCTCCAATAGCATAACTACGTATACTATCATAAATTTCTAAAGCCCTTTTCTCATCTTCTTTAAATACTTGTAGTTTTGCACCACCAATTGCATGGCTTATCATCGGATCTGAATTTAATGTGTTTTCATCTTTCAAAAAAACTTGAATTTCTTCAGATTCAAGCTTGGTTTTAAGCACTTGCATATCAGACACGTACTCGAATACAGCTATCGTAACAAACTTATCACTCATTACTATTTAGTTTTTCTTTTAAATAAGATAACACCTCAAAAATTTCTTTTTTTGTATTATAACTATGTAAACAAAATCGAATTCGCTCTTGCCCAATTGATACCGTTGGTGATAAAATAGCTTTTACATTAAAACCTTTTTCTTGAATATCTTCAGCTATTTGCTTCACTTCTTTATTACCTGAAATAACGCAACAATGTATTGCCGAAGCACTTGAAATAAAAAACGAACTTAAATTTAAGAATTCTACCTGCTCATTAAAATATTTGATGTTATCTAACAATTCGACTCTGGCAGGTTTTAAATTTTCATGTTTTGTATGCAATTCAACATAAGCTACGCCAATTGTTGCTACAGAATGTGGCGGTAAACCTGTAGTATATATAAAACTACGTGCAAAGTTTATTAAAAAATTCTTTAATTTTTCACTCCCTAAAACAGCAGCGCCATGGCACCCCATTGCCTTACCAAACGTTATTATTCGTGCAAAAACTTGATTTTGAATTCCTAATTCAGATACCAATCCTTCTCCGTTTTCCCCAAAAACTCCAATAGCATGGGCTTCATCAATAATAAAATTAAAATCGCTAGAGTCACAATAGTGAGCAAAAGATTTTAGATCAGGAGAATCACCATCCATCGAAAAAACAGACTCTGTGATTATATAAACTTCAGCAGTTTTTGAAGTAACCACTCGATCTATTACTCCTTTTAAATCCTCTAAATTATTATGGCTAAATTTATATGATTTTGCGTTACTTATTGCTATTCCATCTCTAATACTAGCATGTATATATTCATCATAAAATATAAAATCTCCTCGCTGCGGAATGCAGCTAAAAAAACCCAAATTAGCATCATAACCTGAGTTAAATAACAAAGCAGCTTCTACTTTATGAAATTTTGCAATTTGCAATTCTACCTCATCGTATAATTTATAATTACCAGAAATTAAGCGAGAACCGGTGGCTCCGTTTTGAATTATGTTTCTATCTGATAAGAAACTTGAAGTATTATTAAAAATAGTAGCATTTCTAGAAAAACCAATATAGTCGTTCGAATAAAAATCTACAAAACTAGTAGACGTGTTTAAAGACCGAATAGAGTTTTCAGATTCTCTTTCTTCTAATTTTTTATGAAGTTTATGTGGAAAACTTGACATACAGCAAAGGTAGTATTTTGCACAATAGACTAACGAATAATTAAGCCACATTCGCACATGGCGTTACATATTTACTACAAATCATAATAAGTAAATATTAAATTCGTTTTTTATGTAGAAAATTATTTCAAACCGTTCGTCGAATATTTTATGTCACCTAACTATATTTAACTTATTTTTAACTTTTAATCGCATTCCTATTGGCTAAATTTTTACTTCTATTTTTCTTGTGTTGTTCTTACTGCTTTGCACAAAGTATAAATTTCGATCAACTTGATAAAGAAAAGTGGTTACGATATAACGGTGGTATTTCTGCAAATGGGGTTTATTATGATGGCACTGCAGATCGTCAAAACCTTACGTATTACCTTACCGGAAATTTAAATTTCAATATTGCGGGCTTATATAATATTCCGCTTTCTTTTACATACTCTAATCAAAATTTTGATTTCCCTAGCCCCTTTAGCTTTAATCGATTAAGTCTTCACCCTTCTTATAAATGGGCAACAGCACACATTGGAGATGTTAGCATGACCTTTTCTCCGTATACACTTAGCGGTCATCAATTTACAGGTAGTGGCATTGAGTTAAATCCGGAAGGTAAATTTCAAGTGAGCGCAATGTATGGTCGTTTTTTAAAAGCTACAGAATATGACTCCATAGCGCAAGGAGGAATTACATCGTATAAAAGAAAGGGGTTTGGCCTAAAGACAGCTTATGATTTTGATTTTATGAAGTTGGGTGTTATTTTATTTAAAGCCTCTGATGATGCCGAATCTATAACAGAACCTTTTCCTACAGAATTAAATTTATCACCAAAAGATAATGCCGTAGTATCTTTCGAATCTGATTTTAGAGTTTTTGATAAGGCCAATATTCATATAGAATATGCAATTTCTGGTGTCACTGAAGATTCTCGATTAACAGAAGAAAGGCCCAATAGCGGCCTGCTTTCTTTTTTATTGAAAGAAAACATTAGTACTAATTATTACAATGCGATAAATGCTTCTTTTAATTACCCTGCAGGTAACGGAAGTTTAGGAGTTGGATATGAACGCATAGACCCTGATTATAAAACTCTAGGAGCTTATTATTTTAATAATGATTTAGAAAATATTACTGTAAATGCAAGCCAAACTATTTTTAATAATAAACTTAACTTAAGCGTTAATGCGGGTTTACAGCAAGATAATTTAGATAAAGCAAAAACGTCAGAACAACAACGTATTGTTAGTGCTATTAATGCTAGTTTAACAGCTTCAGAAAAATTGACATTAAATGGGTCGTATTCAAACTTTCAATCGTATACCAATATCCGTGATCAATTCGATTATATCAACCAAGTAGGTGCTCTTGATAATGTAGATACATTAAACTACCGCCAAGTGTCACAAAATGCAAATTTAGGAATCAACTATATTCTTAAGCAGACGGAACAAAAGCAGCAAAGCACTAATCTTAATTTAGTATATCAAAACTCAAACAATGAGCAAG
Encoded proteins:
- a CDS encoding DUF6646 family protein, which produces MKKVIVALTMILGVSFVNAQAFEGKEDSKFQIGANFQKNGTGIVVVYDYGMGENFSLGLSSSYVLGIDKELGADFGDRVDLKARFNANLGNVFQLGDNVDIYPGLNLGLKNFGGHLGGRYFFTDGFGLFIEASTPFAKYKTENLTPAEKLHNQFVFSFGATFNL
- the bioB gene encoding biotin synthase BioB, with product MSETKHNWTKQEILDIYNKPMMELLYDAATIHRKNHDPNTVQVSTLLSIKTGGCPEDCGYCPQAARYHTDVKGNDLMTVPHVKAQALRAKASGSSRVCMGAAWRNVKDGPEFDQVLEMVRTINKLDMEVCCTLGMITENQAKRLAEAGLYAYNHNLDTSEDYYKDVISTRAFEDRLDTISNVRKTNVTVCSGGIIGMGEKLEDRAGMLVALASLNPQPESVPINALVAVEGTPMEDIEPIAIWDMIRMVATTRIVMPDTQVRLSAGRTEMSREGQAMCFFAGANSIFAGDKLLTTPNPDVSQDMEMFELLGLNPQKPFTKVSQPKTVEAQDSEFQTLGEKPKWSRPGHKIERNEAAKSKTQL
- a CDS encoding beta-ketoacyl synthase N-terminal-like domain-containing protein, with translation MIEKIAITAISSISPLGISQEEIWEAYQKDKTLLKKRNINNEDVWVGALTSEGQKEIKKLQQSDAKYKSLDESVLYALFASRNAVKNAGWKAGDNFGINMGSSRGATALFEKYHEEFIKDGVSTTLASPTTTLGNIASWVAHDLQTKGPEVSHSITCSTALHSLLNGVAWLRGGMAEKFLVGGSEAPLTPFTIAQIKALKIYSRENTEYPCRALDLDKKFNSMVLGEGASVVCLEKGVTENSLAEIEGIGYATEILEHNISISADAVCFQRSMKMALGTIGPDDVDVIVMHAPGTKKGDSSEVNAIEKIFKNKKPFCTTNKWKIGHTFGASGMLSLELGVLMLQHQKVINVPYIKNDKHPDKISRVLVNAVGFGGNAVSILLKK
- a CDS encoding cupin-like domain-containing protein translates to MNLQEIPRVKDITKEDFINLYFKPQKPVVIERFIEDWPAYEKWNLDYIKSVAGEKIVPLYDDRPVSHEDGFNEAHAKMKMSEYVDLLKKGPTKFRIFLWNILKEVPQLQDDFNYPDFGLKMLKGLPMMFFGGQDSYTFMHYDIDLANIFHFHFQGKKEIILFDQSQNKHLYKVPYSLITHESIDFSNPDFKKWPALKSASGHKTFLKHGEVLYMPEGYWHYMKYITPGFSMSLRALARNPKNLSKAVYNLIFMRYYDNIMRRLYGQKWIDKKNRKAINRTNSLAK
- a CDS encoding regulatory protein RecX: MYKPQPSYTINEATKKIEYFCAYQDRCHKEVSQKLKEMGMIPIAIDTILNTLIQENYLNEERFAKSFARGKFRIKKWGKRRIINELKQREISKYNINTALKEIDADDYLNTLHALAVKRTEAIKETNIQKKRKKLADYLLYRGWESNLVYEKITELIK
- the bioD gene encoding dethiobiotin synthase; the protein is MKRLFVTGISTEVGKTIASAILTEALEADYWKPIQAGELDNSDSHKVKSLISNSKTVIHKNSYELKYPMSPHAAAAKEGVEIDRFHIEAPETNNHLVIEGAGGLLVPLNEEDTMLDIIMPDYKVVVVSRHYLGSINHTLLTVEWLKLKGYDVVILFSGDEHPSTEEIISKKTGVPILGRINEELVFDKATIKKYADILKPSIDLL
- a CDS encoding DUF2007 domain-containing protein: MSDKFVTIAVFEYVSDMQVLKTKLESEEIQVFLKDENTLNSDPMISHAIGGAKLQVFKEDEKRALEIYDSIRSYAIGDDGLPITCPNCKAQKSESYYERKSIFHKLFPFFEKRKYLCLNCKMITKP
- a CDS encoding pyridoxal phosphate-dependent aminotransferase family protein, which codes for MSSFPHKLHKKLEERESENSIRSLNTSTSFVDFYSNDYIGFSRNATIFNNTSSFLSDRNIIQNGATGSRLISGNYKLYDEVELQIAKFHKVEAALLFNSGYDANLGFFSCIPQRGDFIFYDEYIHASIRDGIAISNAKSYKFSHNNLEDLKGVIDRVVTSKTAEVYIITESVFSMDGDSPDLKSFAHYCDSSDFNFIIDEAHAIGVFGENGEGLVSELGIQNQVFARIITFGKAMGCHGAAVLGSEKLKNFLINFARSFIYTTGLPPHSVATIGVAYVELHTKHENLKPARVELLDNIKYFNEQVEFLNLSSFFISSASAIHCCVISGNKEVKQIAEDIQEKGFNVKAILSPTVSIGQERIRFCLHSYNTKKEIFEVLSYLKEKLNSNE
- the bioA gene encoding adenosylmethionine--8-amino-7-oxononanoate transaminase, whose protein sequence is MKNISERDKKHIWHPLTQHKLHDSMLAITKAKGCVLTDEEGKEYIDGISSWYTSVYGHCNDFILGRVQAQMQQLDQIVFSGFTHEPAVKLSEELIKILPENQEKIFFSDNGSTSTEIGIKMALQYHFNRGEKRNVLLAFEDAFHGDTFGAMSVSGLSVYNGPFEDFFIEVERIAPPTKENISNTLDQLEELLKNNNVAGFIYEPLIQGAAAMQMHDADGLNEILKLLKKYGVITVADEVMTGFGKTGKYFASDYITTKPDVICMSKALTAGLVPMGATSCTQNVYDAFYSGEISKGLFHGHTYTGNPLACAAALAGIELLKSKEIQDNIQRIMASHKKFNAEIKEHPKVLQTRQTGIIYALDLNVEMERYGSLRDKLMKHFMDDGVFLRPLGSTIYISAPYVITEQQLQKIYDSIRSVLELI